One Schistocerca cancellata isolate TAMUIC-IGC-003103 chromosome 1, iqSchCanc2.1, whole genome shotgun sequence genomic region harbors:
- the LOC126170472 gene encoding 11-beta-hydroxysteroid dehydrogenase type 2-like, translating to MLAALATLCQWVGVVALASLLVWLFGVALAKLRPQQLLDRLPSRAVLITGCDSGFGHELARRLDGLGVPVFASCLYPEGTGARRLAADCSSRLRVLPLDVTSDQQVADAVVCVEAALSDTTGAELWAVVNNAGIGDCGEVDITPLEKFQKVLDVNTMGAIRVSKAFLPLLKKSKGRLINVTSPYGRLPF from the exons ATGTTGGCAGCACTGGCGACACTGTGCCAGTGGGTGGGCGTTGTGGCGCTGGCGTCACTGCTGGTCTGGCTTTTCGGCGTCGCCCTGGCCAAGCTGAGGCCTCAGCAGCTATTGGACCGCCTTCCATCGCGTGCTGTCCTCATCACAG GATGCGACTCTGGCTTCGGGCACGAACTGGCGCGCCGTTTGGACGGGCTGGGGGTGCCGGTGTTCGCGAGTTGCCTGTACCCCGAGGGTACCGGTGCGCGCAGACTCGCCGCAGACTGCTCCTCCAGGTTGCGCGTGCTGCCGCTAGATGTCACCTCAGACCAGCAGGTGGCTGACGCCGTGGTCTGCGTCGAAGCGGCGCTCTCGGACACAACTGGCGCAG AGTTATGGGCGGTGGTAAACAACGCAGGAATCGGCGACTGCGGCGAAGTTGATATCACGCCACTGGAGAAATTCCAGAAGGTGCTGGACGTAAACACGATGGGCGCCATAAGGGTCTCCAAGGCATTCCTGCCGCTCCTCAAGAAGTCCAAGGGCCGCCTCATCAACGTCACCAGTCCTTATG